TAATTCTGAGTACAGGCGCTGTGAGAAACGCGCCCGGCCCTAATAATGTTTTGCTGGATGATCAGGACGATCAATGGCCCGGTGATCCGGATTTAGCCACTGCACTGCAGGAACCGGTGTGGAATTACCTGAATTCAACTTCTATTGAATTTGATTTTGTAGCGAACAACACCTCAGGCATCAGCTTCGAATATCTCTTTCTTTCCGAAGAATACCGCCGCACGAATTGCACTTATTCCGACGGATTTGCGTTTCTGCTTAAAGAAACCGGCAGCTCCGATGCTTATACCAATATCGCTTTGGTTCCCGGAACTCTCGATCCGGTTACCTCGCTGTCAATTAATACCGCGCCCAACTGCCCCAGAAATACCGGATATTTCGGAAGTTTCAACGGAAGCAATAGCCCTACCGCTTTTGATGGGCAGACTAAAGTGCTTACTGCATCAACCGACATTGTTCCCGGAGTTAAATATCATATCAAACTCGTCATCGCAGACCATCTTGCAGGTTCGGACCGGACAGGCCGTTACGATTCAGCAGTATTTCTAAAAGCCGGAAGTTTTATCGGCAAAAAAGATTTGGGCCCCGACCTGCTTATTGCAACCAATAACCCCGTTTGCGAAGGAAGTTCAAGAATTCTTGATGCTACTACACCGGGCGCGACATCTTACCAATGGTTTAAAAACGGTGCGCCGATCGCAGGTGCGACCAATGCAACACTTACGGTTCCGGGTGTGGTATTGAGTAATGGCAGTTACGAAGTTGAAGTAAATATAAGTGGCTGTATTTTAACCGGATCGATTAAAATAGAAATTCAAGAAAAACCGGCAATTAATTTCGGCACTTTTACTCTGTGCGACGACAATTTATCCGGAAGTATTCCTGTAGATTTCTCCACACTGGATGCGCAGATTATTTCGAACTTTAATGCTACTTACGTCGCCAAATATTACCTCGAGAAGACAGATTCCCAGGCGGGAACACCCGGAACTGAACTGCCCAATGGCTGGCTGCTTATCGCGGACACACCCATTTATGTCAGGGTAGAAAGCGCTTTTGGATGCAATCCGGAGTTTGGTGAAATCATGCTCAAGTTCGGCAACAAAACTCCACTGCTCGCCAATACTGTTTCGGACGACGTTTGCGATAATGATCTTAACGGAAATATCACGGTTAACCTCCAAAACTATCAGTTGCAGTTTACAAATTCAGCTCAGGTAAATGTCACATTTTATAATTCGGTGCAGGATGCTCAAAATAATCTTAATCCCATTTCAGAAAACCAAACCTTGACTGCCTCCAAAACTTTCGGAGTACGTTTCGAAAGTTCAGCTCAATGCCCGAATGTGGGAACCTTAGTTATAAACCTGAAATTCCCTAAAAAGTCTACTGTTTTAGCAGATGTCATCATCTGTAACAACGCGCTAACCACTTTGGATGCCGGATCTGAGTTTGATTCTTACCTGTGGAGTACCGGTGAAACGACGTCACAAATAAGCGATGTTGCTGTTGGAGGATATTGGGTTGAGTTAGGTTTTAATGGGTGTATTTACAGACAGACAGTGAAAATTACTCCTTCGGTTTTGCCTCAAATCAATAACATTGAAGTCGCCGGAAACACCGCAACAGTCTATGTTACAGGCGGCGTTGCGCCCTATGAATATTCGCTTGATGGCATCAGTTTCCAGATTTCGAATGTGTTTAAAAACATTCCGCGCGGACTGCATAAAGCCTATGTTCGTGATGCCCAGAAATGCGTAACGCTAGAAAAGGAATTTCTCATCATTAATCTGATCAATGTGATTACGCCGAACGGCGATGGCGAAAACGATTTCATGGATTATTCCGACCTTAGAATTAAAGAAAACGTACAACTCAAAATTTTTGACCGAATCGGCACAACTGTGTATCAATCTGCAAATCAAACCTTTGTATGGGACGGAAAACTAAGCGGACGCCCATTGCCTACAGGCACTTACTGGTATCATATCTCCTGGATTGAACCGGACACGAAGCTTCCCGTAAATTATCACGGGTGGGTTTTGCTTAAAAACAGGAACTAAACTTCAGCCGCCATCAAAATATGGTCATAGTCGCGGAATCCGTTGAGGAAATCTTTCACATTCATCCGTTTTTTGCCCTCCAACTGAATTTCTTCAGGGAAATAAGCGCCATCGGATGTGAAAATCTTAAATGTGTTTTTATCAATCTTCAGCGAACCGGCTGTTTCTGAATGTTCATCTTCACCAAATTTTCCTTTGAAAATTTTTAAAGATTTCTGTTCCTCGCCAATCTTCAGCACTGTAAATGCGCATGGATAGGGCGACATTCCTCTAATAAAATTGTGGACTTTCGCACCATCCTGTTTCCAGTTAATGCGCAAATCATCTTTAAATATTTTAAAAGCGTTCTTGGGGTTTGCCACCTCAGGCTGAGGCATCTCGTTGATGCTGTTTTCTGCCAGACCGTCCAGTGTTTTTATGACCAGTTGTGCGCCCATCTCCATCAGCCGGTCATGCAGTTCACCTGCGTTTTCGTTCGGAAAGATTTCGATCTCGTCCTGTAGAAGAATATTTCCTTTATCGATCTTTTCGTTGATAAAAAAGGTGGTGGCACCCGTCTTTTTCTCACCGTTGATAATGGCATAATTGATGGGTGCGGCGCCGCGATAATCCGGAAGCAGCGAGGCATGAAGATTAAAAGTGCCCTTTTCAGGCATTTCAAACAAGATTTTTGGCATCATTCTGAACGCGACAACAACAAATATATCGGCATTCAACTGCCTGATACTATCTAAAAATTCCGGGTCTTTTAATTTTTCGGGCTGAAAAACCGGCAGATCGTTTTCTGTGGCAAAAACTTTTACCGGTGACTGCTGAATTTTCTGGCCGCGGCCACTAGCCTTATCGGCTACGGTTACCACACCTACTACTTCGTGATGCGAATTATGGATGGCTGCAAGCGAGGTTTTCGCAAATTCGGGCGTACCAAAAAATACTATTTTTAATGATTTCATGTTTCTTCTGATTATTATTTTGCGGCCGGAACCTCGTCCCGGTACGCGTAGGTGCGGAAATTAAGCATCTGTACTTTGCCCGAATCCAGCAGATGTATGAGGTTTTCGAGGATACTTTCTTTCGCGTAATAATTTAGTTTTACCGCTATTTCCTCCACGTTAGAAGGTTTTTGTTTTAAGATTTCGATGATTTCTCTACTTACGTCGCGGCCAAAAACACTCTCGCGCTGTTTGTCGCACACAGAGCATTTGCCACAGTTTTTCGCGTTTTTTTCGCCAAAATAAGAAAGGATCATCTTCATTTTGCAGTATTCGTTATCCTGCACAAAAAATTTCATTTCCTCCCATTTCTGAAGTTTATTTTTTTGGATCTGCTCAAACAGATGCCAGTATTTCCCTTTGTTAGCGCGCTCATCGCGTGGTTGAAGAAATTTCACGCTCCACAGGGCTCCATCGATATACTCAACATAGTTTTTCTGCTGCATATCGCGGATTCTGTCTTTAATGATCTGCACCTCTGTCTGAATCTTGTTGGCAAGCGTCTGCTCACTGAACATGATTTTATGCGTGGCAAGTCCCGAATAATTACGTAATAAAAGCTCAATGAAATATGAATCTTTCTTCGAAAGTAAATCGAGTTCTTCAGGTGAAATTTTTAAAGTTAACGATGATAGCGAACGGTAACTGTTGAGAAAAATAATCTCCTGATTATGCAGGAAATTGAGAACGTTTTTAATTTTCGCGGCTGAAACCTTGGTGAAATTCTGCACCCGCTGCAGATGAAGCTGAAATACACTTTCGGGCATTTCGCTTTCAGCAATTTGAAATGCGGAATATAAGTACGAAACAATATTGTAAAACTCGTTCCTTGACGGGGTTTGATTACGCAAGATTTGATCAAAATCGGCCAATTCCTGCTCGTTCCACAGCAAAAATGCTGATGAATCTCCACCGTCGCGGCCTGCACGTCCGATTTCCTGATAATAATTCTCGAGAGATTGTGGCGGCGAAAAGTGCATCACGAACCGTACATTATCTTTATCGATGCCCATTCCGAAAGCGTTGGTAGAAATCAGGACGTTATTTTGGCTGTTGATCCACAGGTTCTGTTTGGCGTTTTTTTCTTTTACGGGCAATCCTGCATGAAAAAAATCTACGTTCGGAATTTTGTTGCGCTGCAGAAATTTCACCAGTTCCTCACTCTCTTTGCGGGTCCTCACATAAACGATACCACACGAACTGTTGTACTTCATCAGATCCAACAGCCGCTGATATTTATCGGAAATATTATCTGAGACTATCTTAATATTGGTGCGCCGGAAACTTTTTTGGAATATTTCGGGTTCCTTTAAATTGAGTTTAAGTTGAATTTCGTGCAGCACTTTTGGAGTAGCCGTGGCTGTAAGTGCCATACACGGGATGTTTCTGAACTGCTCGCGGAAGGGTTTAATGTTTTGGTAACTCGGCCTGAAATCCTGGCCCCACTCCGAAATGCAGTGTGCCTCATCCACCGCGATAAACGACAGCTTAATCACTTCTAAGTTCTGAAGAAACATTCTGTTCGTAAGCCGTTCCGGCGAAATATAAAGCAGTTTGGTAATGCCTTCTCTGCATCGGTTAAATATGGTTTCTGCATCGAACTCATCAAGTTCTGACGACAGATATTCAGCCTCAATACCATTGTTTTTCAAATGATAGACCTGATCTTTCATCAAAGCTAAAAGTGGAGAGATTACAAGGCAGATGCCGTCAAGAATAATCGCGGGAAGTTGATAACACAACGATTTTCCGCCGCCCGTTGGCAGCAAAGCTAATGTATCTTTACCAGCAATTACCGCATTGATGATTTCTTCCTGTGAATCGCGGAAGGTGCTGTGACCCCAAAAGTGCTGCAGGGTCTGGAACTTCAGTGCGTGAAAATCCTGGGGAGAAATCATGGAGTAAAAATACTGAAACAAAACCCACCAAACAAAAAAAGTCACGCTGTGCGTGACTTTATACTTATATAGGATCAGGAATTATTTCGCTTCGAAGTAAACTCTTCGGTTTGCTCTGTTTTTCCATTCCGGGCATTTTGAAGTTGGGTTACATTCTGGATATTTAAGTTCCTTTTCACCTCTTCCAACTGACTGAAGCTTAGCAGATTCAACACCGTTTTGAATTAAATAATTTTTAACAGTATTTGCTCTTCTTTCAGAAAGCCCTTGGTTATAAGCCTCCGAGCCGCTTGCGTCTGTACCTCCGATTACACTATAGTTACCATTAGATGTATTAATATAGTTTACAGCATTGTTAAGAATCGGAGTGTTAGATGGAAGGATTCTGTCTGAATCGAAATCGAACTCAATACCTTCCAGTGTTCTCGTGTTATCTGTAACCGTAGTTCCTGTAGGGCAACCGTTGTTTTCAACAGGTCCCGGAACAGTTACACATTTGTCATAAAGATCGATTACTCCATCAAGGTCTGTATCCAATGCTACACCTGCACCGTCAACTCTTGCACCGGCTGGTGTATCAAGCTGTCTGTCCCAATCGTCACAAACTCCGTCGTTATCTGCATCACCTTTTTTACAAACTTCTACATCCTGGTTTTTATCAGCCAAAACATCAAGTTTGTAATAGATTTCCTGCAAAGGATCATGCCACATCAGGTGAGATTCGTGTTTACCAAGTTTCAGGGAAAGACCTAAAGTAGCATTCATGAAGTTATCAGAAACCTGCTCTTCTCTGGCATTGTATTGTCCCGCGCCGCCATCAAATGAATCGTCAGTGGTTACTACATACATCAATCTACCTTCAAGATCTATACGTCTGTTAACTTTATACTTTAATCCTGCACCAGCCTGGCCAAATAAAGACCATTTATCTAATGAAGGCTTAACTTCTGTTACCAATCTTTGTCCTGCTGCATCTTCAACATAAGCTCTGTAGCCAATTGAACCGATACCTGCATAACCGTGAAGTGCCCATCTGTATGGCGATTTGTTGTCAACACGTCTCAAAAGGTTAGAGAAATTTAGATCTCCCAAAACTGAAACAGCATCATACTGGGTTCTTGCACCAACATCCTGATAACCAGTGCCTGACGCATCATCAGTTTTGGTGTTAAACCATCCCTGTCTCGTTTCACCACGATCGTACTGAAGTTTCAGACCAAAAGCATGGGTGATGGCTTTATCAACACTCAGATAAGCTGAGTATCCAAAAAGGTTCTTTCCGTTACCGTTGTTGATAGACGATAAATCTGCGCCATAGAGCATTGGTACACCTGCTCCTACAGAGATTGCCCAATCATTAAATCTCTTGGAATCCTGCGTGAACGGAGCTACATTGGCCGAGCCTGAGCTGTACGTGTTAGGGTATCCATCTGTTGATACCGCGATAGAATCCTGTGCGAACATGCTTGCCGGCAACGCTATAGCCAATGCAAGACTTGCTAGAGTTAGTTTCATAATTTATTTATTTATAGTTAATATTTTAATTTTTATTTTAAGGATTAGACGAGCTTCGTGTGCCTGCCGGACATCCATTGTTGTCTGCGGCTCCCGGTACTGTCACGCATTGGTCGTAAAGATCAATTACGCCATCTAAATCCATATCTAATGCTACACCCGCGCCATCTACTCGTGCTCCTGTCGGAGTATCGAGTTGTCTGTCCCAATCGTCGCAAACAGCATCGTTATCATTATCACCTTTCACGCAGACAACCAGGTCATCAGGCGCATTCTCGAGCAATTCGGTACGGTAATACACTTCCTGCAGAGGATCGTGCCATGCTAAATGAGAATCGTGTTTTCCCAGTTTAAATGATAATCCCAGATTTACAGTCAGCATATCATCGCTGTATCCAGGGTTGATCAAATTATAATTAATGGATGGCCTGCCGGTATCTCTTAAATCGCCACCGCCATCGAATTCTTCATCACCACTCATGATGTACATGGTCCTTAACTCAACGTCGATCAGCTTTGATGCATTATATTTAAGTCCTAAGCCGGTTTGAAAGAAAAATGACGCAAAACTTAATTTCTGATCTACTGCAATCGGAAAAGTATTGGGTGCATATCTTGAAAGATTATTGTCTAGCAGCAGAGTTTCATATCCCTGTGCTCCTAAACCCGCATAACCGTGCAGCGCCCAGCGGAACGGCGAATGATTATCTGTTCTTCTGAGTAAATTAGAAAAATTGATATCACCCAGAACTGAAATCTGCTGATATTCTGTAGTAGCCTCGGCTACACCTGCTGCTACGCCGGCGGCTCCGGGCAACTGGCCACGCTGGCGAGATTCCCCCATTTGGTATTGTAAACTTAAACCGAATGTGTGAGAGATCTGCTTGTCGATACTTGCATATGCATTCCAACCCCAATTAATTTCATCTCCATAAAAGGAGGTTAAGTCGGATTTTAACATTAATGCTGTTCCTCCACCAACGGAGATTGACCAGTCATTAAACCTTCTTGCGGAATTGTCGAAGTTTGAAACATCTGCTGAACCGCTTGAGTAAGTGTTCGGGTAATCTGTAGACCCTGTTACCACAGGCGCGTCTTGCGCAAAGGAGGCAACGGGCAGAATCAAAGCGAAAAGTAAACCTAATTTCATATTTGTGTTTTTAATGTGTTGCTTAAATCCGACAGCAGCTCGCGGGAGAATTTCCTTTCATACAAATGTTTTTGATGAGGAATCTGCAGACGTGCAGATAAAAATTTTATATCTCCGTACAGCACCACATCTATATCAATTATCCGGTCCTCATACTTCTTTGTTATCAATGAATCTTCTGCTCTACCCATTTCTACTTCAATCTTTTTGATGCGATTGAGAAGCGAAATTGGGGATAGACCCGTTTTTATACGTAATGCAATATTACAAAAATTATTATTAGTCACAAATTCAACCGGTTCGGTGTGCATAGGTGTGCTTTGCGCTTCCACAACTCCCACTTCACGTCCAATTCTGGTTACCGCTTCTGCAATATTAAGTTCAGGTGAACCAATATTGCTTCCTAGTAACAAAGTGACGTTGTGTTGCGACATATCTAATAAATTATACTCTAAAAATTATGAAAGGTTTCCTAAAAAATGTGTTAGCGAATCTGGTTGCAATTTTATTATTAGGAGGGTTCTTTATTATGTTCGTAATACTGATGGTTGCTTATAGCGCTATCACCGACAGCAATAAATCTGCCATACCCAACAATTCTGTGCTTACACTGGACTTTAAAACAAATATTATCGATAGTCCTCTGGAAGACAGCGACAAAATTTTCGACTTCGCAGAAAAACAAAATAACATTATGGTCTATGACATGGTAGAAGCGATACAAAAAGCTGAAACTGATGACAAGATTAAAGGCATAAGTATCGAAACCGACGGCCTCTCAGCAGGCATGACCCAAATTGATAACATACGCACAGCGCTGCAGAACTTCCGCAAAAGCGGCAAATTTGTTTATGCATACGGAAATACGGTTTCTCAGTCTGCATATTATCTTGGTTCGGTGGCAGACCGTTACTATCTGAATCCGGCAGGAGGAATTGACCTGAAAGGTCTTTCTACTGAGGTGCTTTACCTTAAAAGTTTTGCCGAAAAATTTGGGATTGGCATTGAAGTCATCCGTCACGGGAAATATAAATCCGCTGTAGAACCCTTTCTGCGCGATGATATGTCGCCCGAAAACAAGGAACAGTTATCTACGCTGCTGACCGATCTATGGATGCCCACCGCCCGGAATATAGCTTCATCCCGCAAAATGGATACCGCCCAGTTCCGCACTGCGGTCGACAGTCTTTACGGAGCAATTCCGGACCTGAGCCTTAGCCACAAATTAGCAGATAAGCTGATTCAGAAATCGGAATACGATAATCTGCTTAAAACTAAACTGAACTTAAAAGAAAAAGACAAGCTGAATAATATCTCCTTCAACAAATACATCGGTTCGTACAAGGAAGATAATATTAAAAAAGATAATCAGATTGCTGTGTTATACGCGTCGGGTGCTATTTACAGTGGTGAAGGCATCGACGGGATTTATTCTGAGGACCTAATTAAAGAAATAAAAAAACTCACCAAAAACGAAAAAGTAAAAGGTGTTGTCTTACGCATCAACTCGCCGGGCGGCAGTGCGAATGCTTCTGATGAAATTCTGTTTGAACTGCAGCAGTTAAAAGCAAAGAAACCGCTGATTGTTTCGTTCGGAGATTACGCGGCTTCTGGTGGCTACTACATTGCGATGGCGGCCGATAGGATTTACGCGGAGCCAAATACACTTACTGGCTCAATCGGCGTGTTCGGTGTATTCCCATACTTCAAGGAGATAGCGAACAAAAACGGACTTAGCGCGCACTCGGTAAACACTAATGCCAACTCCAACATGTTTTCTACAATTAATGGTATCACGCCGGGCGGCGCTGCTGTGATGCAGAAAAGCGTGGAGATGACGTACAAAAGGTTTGTTCATTTCGTTACGCAAAACCGAAACAGATCTTTTGCGCAGATCGACGAAATTGGTGGCGGAAGGGTTTGGAGCGGAATCCGGGCAAAACAGATCGGTCTGGTGGATGAAATCGGCAACTTGAACGACGCGGTGAAATTCGCTGCTCAACAGGCAAAACTGAAGGATTACAATGTGGCTTCATACCCGAAAAAAGTGAGTCAGTTCGAGCAACTGTTTAAGGACATGGATCAGGAACAGCTAACAACTAAATTATTGAAGAGTAAATTAGGACAGGAAAAATTCATGATTTACGAACAGTTTACAAACCCTAAATTTCAGGGCGGCGTGATGATGGAGATGCCGTTTAAAATTAATCTGTAAAGAAAAATGCCCATAAAAAAATCCCGGACTGAAAATTTCAGTCCGGGATTTTATTTTATTTATTATAAGTTACGCTCTTCCTCTCGTAGCCATGCCGTAAATCCAGAGGACAAGCAAAGCACCTAGAACTGCAAGAAACATACTTTTAATGTCGAAGTCGTTTACTGTACCCCATCCTAGCATTGTACCGATCCATCCACCAACGAACGCACCTACGATACCCAGAATGATTGTTAGCACCCAACCCATACCCTGATTTCCTGGCATAAGGAATTTAGCGATTGCACCTGCGATAAGACCAAAAATGATCCAAGTTAAAATACCCATAGTTTTAAAATTTTAATGTTAATAAAAGGTTTATTTTTTCTAGTTTATCAAGCAGATGAAGAGTTACTAAATCCGCTTTCTAAAAAAAGAGTCAACAAATTCTGTTCCATTAAATAACTGAAGGTCGTTTATTTTTTCGCCGACGCCGATATATTTCACCGGAATCTGAAACTGATCCGAGATCCCAATAACGACGCCGCCTTTTGCAGTGCCGTCTAACTTCGTGATCGCCAGTGCATTTACATCCGTCGCCGTAGTAAAATGTTTTGCCTGCTCAAAAGCATTTTGACCTGTAGAGCCATCGAGCACTAAAAGTATCTCATGAGGCGCATCGGGAATCACTTTCTGCATTACCCTTTTTATTTTGGTAAGCTCATTCATTAAATTTACCTTATTGTGCAATCTTCCGGCGGTATCAATAATCACCACATCAGCATTATTTGCCACGCCACTTTGCACGGTATCGAAGGCTACAGATGCGGGATCCGAACCCATTTGCTGCTTCACAATCGGTACGCCTACCCTTTCACTCCAGATCACAAGCTGCTCCACAGCTGCCGCGCGAAATGTATCCGCTGCACCTAAAACCACACTTTTACCTTCGGATTTAAACTGGTTAGCGAGCTTACCGATCGTGGTAGTTTTGCCAACGCCGTTTACACCTACTACCATTATTACGTAGGGTTTCTTAGTCTCG
This window of the Flavobacteriaceae bacterium 3519-10 genome carries:
- a CDS encoding Methionyl-tRNA formyltransferase gives rise to the protein MKSLKIVFFGTPEFAKTSLAAIHNSHHEVVGVVTVADKASGRGQKIQQSPVKVFATENDLPVFQPEKLKDPEFLDSIRQLNADIFVVVAFRMMPKILFEMPEKGTFNLHASLLPDYRGAAPINYAIINGEKKTGATTFFINEKIDKGNILLQDEIEIFPNENAGELHDRLMEMGAQLVIKTLDGLAENSINEMPQPEVANPKNAFKIFKDDLRINWKQDGAKVHNFIRGMSPYPCAFTVLKIGEEQKSLKIFKGKFGEDEHSETAGSLKIDKNTFKIFTSDGAYFPEEIQLEGKKRMNVKDFLNGFRDYDHILMAAEV
- a CDS encoding putative protease IV, which encodes MKGFLKNVLANLVAILLLGGFFIMFVILMVAYSAITDSNKSAIPNNSVLTLDFKTNIIDSPLEDSDKIFDFAEKQNNIMVYDMVEAIQKAETDDKIKGISIETDGLSAGMTQIDNIRTALQNFRKSGKFVYAYGNTVSQSAYYLGSVADRYYLNPAGGIDLKGLSTEVLYLKSFAEKFGIGIEVIRHGKYKSAVEPFLRDDMSPENKEQLSTLLTDLWMPTARNIASSRKMDTAQFRTAVDSLYGAIPDLSLSHKLADKLIQKSEYDNLLKTKLNLKEKDKLNNISFNKYIGSYKEDNIKKDNQIAVLYASGAIYSGEGIDGIYSEDLIKEIKKLTKNEKVKGVVLRINSPGGSANASDEILFELQQLKAKKPLIVSFGDYAASGGYYIAMAADRIYAEPNTLTGSIGVFGVFPYFKEIANKNGLSAHSVNTNANSNMFSTINGITPGGAAVMQKSVEMTYKRFVHFVTQNRNRSFAQIDEIGGGRVWSGIRAKQIGLVDEIGNLNDAVKFAAQQAKLKDYNVASYPKKVSQFEQLFKDMDQEQLTTKLLKSKLGQEKFMIYEQFTNPKFQGGVMMEMPFKINL
- a CDS encoding Signal recognition particle receptor protein FtsY (=alpha subunit), whose amino-acid sequence is MSWIKNIFKKEEKETLDKGLEKSSQGFFEKISKAVVGKSKVDEEVLDDLEEVLIASDVGAATTIKIIQRIEDRVARDKFVGTDELDRILREEISGLLLENPHASTGNIDETKKPYVIMVVGVNGVGKTTTIGKLANQFKSEGKSVVLGAADTFRAAAVEQLVIWSERVGVPIVKQQMGSDPASVAFDTVQSGVANNADVVIIDTAGRLHNKVNLMNELTKIKRVMQKVIPDAPHEILLVLDGSTGQNAFEQAKHFTTATDVNALAITKLDGTAKGGVVIGISDQFQIPVKYIGVGEKINDLQLFNGTEFVDSFFRKRI
- a CDS encoding Thrombospondin type 3 repeat:OmpA/MotB, which codes for MKLTLASLALAIALPASMFAQDSIAVSTDGYPNTYSSGSANVAPFTQDSKRFNDWAISVGAGVPMLYGADLSSINNGNGKNLFGYSAYLSVDKAITHAFGLKLQYDRGETRQGWFNTKTDDASGTGYQDVGARTQYDAVSVLGDLNFSNLLRRVDNKSPYRWALHGYAGIGSIGYRAYVEDAAGQRLVTEVKPSLDKWSLFGQAGAGLKYKVNRRIDLEGRLMYVVTTDDSFDGGAGQYNAREEQVSDNFMNATLGLSLKLGKHESHLMWHDPLQEIYYKLDVLADKNQDVEVCKKGDADNDGVCDDWDRQLDTPAGARVDGAGVALDTDLDGVIDLYDKCVTVPGPVENNGCPTGTTVTDNTRTLEGIEFDFDSDRILPSNTPILNNAVNYINTSNGNYSVIGGTDASGSEAYNQGLSERRANTVKNYLIQNGVESAKLQSVGRGEKELKYPECNPTSKCPEWKNRANRRVYFEAK
- a CDS encoding ATP-dependent DNA helicase, RecQ family is translated as MTFFVWWVLFQYFYSMISPQDFHALKFQTLQHFWGHSTFRDSQEEIINAVIAGKDTLALLPTGGGKSLCYQLPAIILDGICLVISPLLALMKDQVYHLKNNGIEAEYLSSELDEFDAETIFNRCREGITKLLYISPERLTNRMFLQNLEVIKLSFIAVDEAHCISEWGQDFRPSYQNIKPFREQFRNIPCMALTATATPKVLHEIQLKLNLKEPEIFQKSFRRTNIKIVSDNISDKYQRLLDLMKYNSSCGIVYVRTRKESEELVKFLQRNKIPNVDFFHAGLPVKEKNAKQNLWINSQNNVLISTNAFGMGIDKDNVRFVMHFSPPQSLENYYQEIGRAGRDGGDSSAFLLWNEQELADFDQILRNQTPSRNEFYNIVSYLYSAFQIAESEMPESVFQLHLQRVQNFTKVSAAKIKNVLNFLHNQEIIFLNSYRSLSSLTLKISPEELDLLSKKDSYFIELLLRNYSGLATHKIMFSEQTLANKIQTEVQIIKDRIRDMQQKNYVEYIDGALWSVKFLQPRDERANKGKYWHLFEQIQKNKLQKWEEMKFFVQDNEYCKMKMILSYFGEKNAKNCGKCSVCDKQRESVFGRDVSREIIEILKQKPSNVEEIAVKLNYYAKESILENLIHLLDSGKVQMLNFRTYAYRDEVPAAK
- a CDS encoding Thrombospondin type 3 repeat:OmpA/MotB, which gives rise to MKLGLLFALILPVASFAQDAPVVTGSTDYPNTYSSGSADVSNFDNSARRFNDWSISVGGGTALMLKSDLTSFYGDEINWGWNAYASIDKQISHTFGLSLQYQMGESRQRGQLPGAAGVAAGVAEATTEYQQISVLGDINFSNLLRRTDNHSPFRWALHGYAGLGAQGYETLLLDNNLSRYAPNTFPIAVDQKLSFASFFFQTGLGLKYNASKLIDVELRTMYIMSGDEEFDGGGDLRDTGRPSINYNLINPGYSDDMLTVNLGLSFKLGKHDSHLAWHDPLQEVYYRTELLENAPDDLVVCVKGDNDNDAVCDDWDRQLDTPTGARVDGAGVALDMDLDGVIDLYDQCVTVPGAADNNGCPAGTRSSSNP